Genomic DNA from Puntigrus tetrazona isolate hp1 chromosome 6, ASM1883169v1, whole genome shotgun sequence:
CCGTTGGACAAAAGATTTCATTAGTTCATTACCAGAAATGACCAGCTGTATCCACGTGTTGGTTATTGCACATTGCCAACAGAACTTTCCACTCCCCCATAAGATTGCGTTCTCATgttaatttttccattttagtaAGTCTGTCCCACTTGAAATGCCAAAGCCTCCCGGAATTTAGAGGTCATTGCCCTCCAATCCTTGCAGTCAAAGCGAGCAGCACTGCCTTCCACCCACTTCCGTCACTGTGTGACGGAGAAGCTGGGGCCACAGAATCTTGGTTTTTCATCCTCCGCGCTCTCAAGGGAAGGGTTGCAGGGAAGCTCTTCTAAGCACACACCACGTTCATTTATGtacaattcatattttaacacatatgacattttaacatgcattatttcagtatcaatattaaaaaatgtaatgacatCAATTGTGAAAATAGCATAATcacttagcatagatcattagcCCCATTCAAATAACTATGGACTCTACTTACACTCACAGAAAATActtgcatatatttagaaattacaAATAGCATTTTTCTGCTACTAATACTTAATTGCAAATGTCATtaatctgcacctcagtattgaaaACGTgttataaaacagaaacaaattattaaGTATGAGTCAATTTttgattcaaattattaaatagatacTATAgttattgggacaataaagccctccaTACTGCCTACCATAACTTACTTTACTTTCcaactttttcatttatctcCTTCAGCTATTATtgaacaaaacagcattttatgaTGTGGTTTGAAATttaaaagggagaaaaaatgTCATCCAGAAAGATGGAACCAATGAACTGacatcaaacatttattaatgtcattGGCTATCCCAATCACACATATATCCTAATCCCAGCACCCAGTGCATAAATAGCTTCATTGATAAAAAATTGAGCACTGGACCATTGCAAGTCAGTCGAGAGACTTTTCTTTGGGCGATTCACTCCTAACATTCCCATGGAGAACTGAACCCTGGAGATGGCTGCTGCACTCTTTAGATTCCCTACTACTGCACAGACACTCCCACAAACATAGATACTAAGATACTTCAAAGAAAACAGTTTCCCAAATAACTCCATAGAAATGGAATTCTTATATCTAacatataaatctaaataagcGCCTGTGCATGTACCACCACCAAAAAAGTGGCATCAAGATATATGTTCTTCATCCTCTCTGAGACAGTTGTTTAGCCTccatatttttacaattgtCTGTTTAGACCAATTCACTCCAAACACTAGGCGCCGTCCAGCCTGGCCCTGCAGGTAGCATTTATAGGGTCCACAGAGTCAGATCAAATcacttaaaatacttttatccaACATGAGGCATGAAGTAATACATTTGAGTGATAATTACACCATCTGCAATAATATAGTTTTACTAACTAGCACTTTGACACAAGAGGGTCACAGTGCCAGGATGCACTGTTCAGAAAATGTGCATCTTACTTGCAGTGCTAAaaagttttgattaatttagAGCAGCTGCTGGTATTTCCTATAAAAATCATAGTATGTCTAGAATCCAGAATTTCTTCAGAATCTTTTCCAGAAGCTGCCCACACCTCATATGTCCTTTTTGAGGAGACTGCTTGTAAAGTCAACCAGCCTGATCTGAAATCTCATCAATATGCCTCATCCTCAAAATCCCAGGTGGCATGGTGACATTGCTCAAAGAGGGATTTCATTATCGTTGTCTCCCATGAATGGAGAGAGACCACCAGACACTGAGAAGTAAACAAGGGGCAATAATCTTTGATTCTGTTAAAGCATTCAATCAAGATGTGATGTCTATTAAGGTACAACCAAGTTAAAAGCATCACCCAAAgcagaaacattttatatatttgtacatatatattatgtaagttTGTTTAATTCACCAGGGATACacattaaattgaacaaaatatcAATTACATTGTATCACAGTTTCCCTAAGAGATACTTACATGTAACAATAGATCAAAGgaaattaaatcaatcaatcaatcagtcagtcaGAATGATTTTGAAAGATAGTGCTGACACTTTTCCCCCCACTggaataagttacatttaagtGTCAATATAAAACAACTAATGCCCAAACatcaaacaacattttacaatgtacacattttaactgtattttggatcaaaataaatcacttccttttattgtatatatacattatttgtcAGTTATGGTGTTATTGTATTCAATTGAtgttctttcaaaaaaatgctaaaatgctatAGTTTTAGAGATAAGTAATGAAGTCATACAGTTTACTGAGTATAGACAATATTTATTGGATAGAGAGATTAGAACAGTTTCAGGGCATTCTCATGTgccaatgtttaaaaaattgaTTGAAGTCAAGTTTAGTCAGGACTGATTTCCACCTATTAACAAGGTCCATTGATTAAGAAAggattttattttccatttatttttttaatggctgtTTCAGTAATTAAGGTAAAAGTCAAAAATCTGCCATTTGACTGCACAGGGGCTATCAACCTcttttaaccaaaataaaattaactaacACATAtccagtttaaatattttatactctACCTCAAGGAATCAAAACTGTGTTTATGTGATAAAttgaagcaaagcaaagcatGATGATTGTCAAAAACTAATAAGCGACcttaagaaatgtttccagTCAGTCCTCAGCATTGATTACTGTACCTTTGGATACTACAGTTTTTAGCGACTATTGGAGAGTGATACTGACAGTAATGAAGAAAGCGATTTATCACTCCCCAGAATGTAACCAGATGAAGCGCAATATACACATGTATCTGTTGGGTAGCTGAGTAGAAAACTTCATAGTTAATCTCCATAGGGCTACAAACTCAGGAGTTTAAACAGAACCAACCAGAGAGCCTGAATCCTCTAGAAAgcagaaataaagaaacattaaaacctGTGCCCAGAAAACCAGAGcgcttatttgtttttttgcaggttGTTTATACCTCATTTACCCAGCCTTGGCGCAAGTCCAAAGTCAATGAAAGCGTCCAGTCTTGCTTCCTGTCTTGATGATGCACATGATGTTTCCTCAGGTTTGAGGTCAGAAGTGGACGATGCCCTGCTAGCCAGGATCAGCTGCCACTCCATCAATGATCTGCAGCATGTACTTAATCACCTCTCGCTCAGTCAGCTCAAATCCTCATCAACGATTACGCTCAAACAACTCACCTCAGAAATCCTGCAGCCAGTGGGGACCACAATGACATTATTGTTAGGGCGCTAACCAGTCACTGTCAGAATGCAATCTCAATGCATTAGAACTGTTTATGCACATTCCGTTTAACAACCAGATGAACACTGTCTAGAGTGctaaacaattattttacagtCAGGGAGATTTAATTCTGGGCTATTTTCCATCATGGCTGCCAAGCTGAAGTGGAGAGCATCTGTGCTTTCTTCTCTCCACCCCGTGTTTCTCCATCTCACTATATAAGGACATGTGACACGCATTCTCCCATCACAGAGTGCTGGTTTTACATTCCACTCTCGCCTTAAAAACTAAACCAATTGGAATGATTTAAAGGTGTTGAAAAAACAACTAACAAACACTACAGCCTGTTCAAAGCAAGTTCAAACACCAGGATACACCAAGTTAAATCACCACTCCCAAACTGGAAAGTATCTGATGGACTTCTCATGAAAGCCTTTATTCAGTCAACCTGTACCATGTTAGTCTTTCTGCTTGGACATTGAAGAGATAGGGACTCATCTCCAAAACCATACTGACCATGTCGGATTTTCCCTCAAAGGCGTCCACGCATTGCACCAGTTTGGGGTGGTGGAGGCTGTTCATGATGTCAATCTCCTGCctcattttccttttccttctGAAGAATAATGCCTTGATGAACTTCCTGCCCATACCTTCTTGGTGGACTTTTCCATAAGTTTAAAGACTTGACCAAATTTTCCCCTTTAATAAATAAGAGAAAGGCAATGAGAACTGTGAGAAAAAAGCCAATTTAAAATGGTATGTTATACTGATAATGCATCTCTTACGTTCCTAAGCGGTCCTCTATATCATAGAAGTCTTTCACACTGCAGTCTTTCTTAATGCCTTTACATCTTTTGTATTCTGGTTTCTTTCTCTTCATCTGTGAAATGAACAGGATATGTATCAGACTGGCCATGTGAGAGTCGCGTTAGTAAACTCTGGATTCAGGAGGGATGGAATGGTGGGCTAGCTTTGAGACTTCATACCATCATCATCAGACACAGTGGCTCAACTTCccctcttcctttttctctggagaaaaaaaatataaatgtttttaaatggtttactTTTTTAAGCAGTGCATCCTCACTTTTATACTTTTGAGTTTCTAACCATAATCTTACCTGTCTACTAATACTCCACTAACTCTCTAATGAGTACAACAGtatgtgttaaagggaccattaaaataaagtcaaattataTCATTAAAGTGAATTAAAGTCATTCAAATTTTATGATGACAGTACAATTTGTCATAGAAAgcgcgtatatatatattttgtcaaatCACGAATGCATAATACAATGAAGGTACAAAGCTATCACTGGGGCGGTATATTTTCAAACTAATACATGTTTGTTCCTAAAGGGTctattttggtaccttaaaggtacatattaataCTAAAAGCTTgtatatttgaacctaataggtacaaaagtgtaccttttgaaaaggtaccgcccagTGAAAATGTATAAGAATTTTTGGTCCGCTTTAGATTCTTTCTCGATCAGTAGTGCCACAGTTACACAGATGCTCTTTCTCACCTGTTACCTCCTCCCTCCCCATGTAATGGGCTCAGATTCTGCACTGGGCTCTCCGACTCCATACACATTAACAGCTCGAACGCCGGAACTTGTACTGACGATCGGCGAGAAGGTTCTGGACGTGGTATGAAGTGCTGTTGCAGGAGGTGAGGTCATTCCACGTGTTGTCGATTGAATTCCAGATCTCCAGGTTGTAGGACTGGACAATGCTGCCACCATCATAAGTGGGACCATACCAGGAGAGGGAATGGCGAGGATTTTGCGGATGTCAGAGGCAGCAGGGATGCCGGCTGGGGATCTGGCTTATCTGGGACACAGATATACATTAAAGCGGTCAGCATTAGTTATATACAAAGCAATCATGTATGATTAAGACACTAGCCTACTAgtaaatattctttatattacTATGTTGTATCAAAGTGGTAAATGAAGTCTCTCATAATCAGATCTTCCTCCTTCATGCTTCTTATTATGTGTCTTTCCCTGTCGTTCTTACTCCCATACCTACGATGGTGAGGTTGAGTGAAACCTGCTTGGTaccaaatttattctgcagtTCGAGAGTATAGCAACCACAGTGATCTTGGTCACTCGCTGCGATTGTCAGGTGGCTGCTGTTCTCTGCATGGTCTCTATGGAAATTCCCCACTTCCTGGCTGGATCTAAAAAGGAGAAGTATATGCAATGTGTCTCAGtagtaatataaaaaacttTAGGCCTTTAGGGCTTTCGTTTTTTGATATTCACCTCTTCTTTAACCACTTTTATatcaaaactatatatatattatatatattatatctaaacTGATCCTTATTACTGTAATTGTTCAGTAGGTTTAACAAAGTTTACCTAAGGAAACACAATAGGCAACAGCCATGCTATTCTCATTTCGCCATTATCTAAGTGAGTTCTGCATAATCTTTGcttcattttatacattaatatatcagtttatatgttttatactaCGAATACTTTAGCGAATCAGCAATGAATAAATCATTGGTCTCTGAACACGATGAATGATGAGTCTGTTCCCACTATGAAAGGGCAGCGAATAACAGAAATGCTCATGCAACCTTCAGTCTCTTGTTAACAAGTAGGGTACAATACAAAATtcattgcactttattttaggttttaccGTTAACACTGACTATGACTTTgcttcaataaactcctaaaagtttattagtagttattaagtttagatatcgggtaggattagggatgtacaatatggtcatgcaaaatatgtgctttattagaactaataaacagccagtatgttaataataagGCATGCTAATAATCAACAGTCTTcactattctaaagtgttacattAAATGGTTATccaaaatactttattaaataatttgtcatttattttaacagtagCGACTATTTAGTTTACATCTGCTATATTTCACAACTCTTCTCTAAACTAAAAGCTTAGATgagttactaaaataaaatcattcaataTGTTTTTTCTATATTACAACAAAATGACTATTGAaagttcaattaaatattttccatttatctGAATATCAGTTAATCAACCAGTACTTTATGTAACATTGACATTGACATTAACTGTGAATCAATACTGATCACAAAAAGAATGACATTAGATTTCGTCATTGTTCAaacgctttctttttttcctacCGGCTTTTTAAATTTGAGCCAGGTGCAAGTTATGGGTGCTGTCCTCCAAAGTTGCCCAACAGCTCACCTTTTCTCCTGCCTGATCTTCTGATCTCCAGGAACTGCAGAAACTGTGGCGGAGAACCTGCATGCCATCATAAGCAAACATAGGTTCATATTTACCACTCTCATAAtagttatttcttattttctctctctgtctgtctgctatCAGTATTCTGCAAGACATCTTATCACACAAGAACGTGTCTCTGTACATGGCCTTCAGGTCAAATATTCCTTGAGCCTGTATGGTTATGTAAGGCATAATGGGAGAGCTATCTTACCCTGTTTGGGGGGAGCTGGTTTCTTCTTTATTCTGGCTTCATctgcagaggagagagagagcatgtatttacataagATAGCATCTACGGCATATTTTTAGctaaacatataattattataaatattccaTGAACGGGACAGTTCAGCCAAAATTCTCATAGTATTCATTCTTCTAAAGAACACAGCGTAAGATATTCTAAACTACTGTTTactttcatgtaaaaaaaaaaagaaagacaaattaTGTTATATGATAGCAATGATTGTTTTTATAGAGGTTTGTATTATAGAGACTATtatatcaacaacaaaaaaatcccaTACGCTGTAAAAGATTTTCTGTGGAGTATGTATTGCTTTTTGTTATATGTCAAGtatgcataaaacaaataaataaatattaaagaatgtGATgcctaatttgcatatttgaaaaaaagtcacaaacaGTGTGTATTATATCATATCGCAATACCCAAGAGTTATTTTCttccttaataataataataataataataaataataataataataataataataataataataataataaattgattaataataataataatagtaaaaataaacaagtaatgCAGATATCAAAATTTCCAGCAATCAACCCCGAGTTACATTATTGATATTTCATTTGGCGCATTTTCAAAGGAAACAGCTAGTCAACATTTAACTGAGAACTGACAGGAGTTCTAAGGAAACTGCTGCTCCCGATCAgcatccagagagagagagagagagagagagagagagagagagagagagagagagagagagagagagagagagagagagagagagagagagagagagagagagagagagagagagagagagagagagagagagagagagagagagagagagagagagagagagagagagagagagagagagagagagagagagagagagagagagacagagagagagagagagagagagagagagagagagagagagagagagagagagagaaagagggtgTCTGTGTGGAATTCCTTATACGGACATGCTAAATATAGGGTCTCCAAGATCCAGGAAGCAGtggctctctctctccactATTTATTTAAGGTTTGATCGCCGTCAAGAAACAATGCAACATGTAAACCCCACTAATACTCCAGCACACTCCAAACAGAGAGACTGAGAAAGGGGGAGAACGTGGGTGAGGAAGACAGAGAGGACAGTCAGATCTTTATGTGTTTCAGCTCATGAAGTCTACCATTTTAGGCCTTCTCTTCGTCTTCTATTGCTTCTTtcctctctttcattttctctcttatGCTTGGACACACCTGAACTTTTTCCACAAGCACTGTGGGAATACAATGTTCTCCGTTCTGGTATTTGCCAGTAACATGCTTTTCATGCACTAAATTGTAAATCACTTTGACATTGTTTATTAAGAACATAACTGCAATGTAAATGTGAGCCACTTAGAGGCTGCTATGCTTATGAAATACTAGAAGACCAAATGCAGCAGTACAACTGGTTGCCTATTGTTCCAAAACACAATCGGCTGAGTTTATTTTCTACTCTATCGTGATCACATGGATTAAAATGTAGGATCTAGTGTAACCATTGTGTTAAAAGcggaacaaaacaaacaggcaAACCATTTGAGCACTATAGATACAATCTGCCATCAGACACTGTGTGATGGAAATCCACTTTGGGAGTCTATACAGAGTGCGCGTGATGACCATTGTTCCTGTCTATAAGGTCAACGTCTCacatgacaaatatttttgaaaggcAAATTGGAATTAAATGTTCACTAAATATGTAGAAGACAATGCTTTTGCCAACAATTCCCGATGATTAAGGACATCAAAAGGAGAAAATAGACATTAATGGTGAAGATATGCTTACTACCTCAAAGTGGTGTAAAACACAAGGCCCATTTACAATATGACAAGACTGAATATGTGTTGCAAATGTTTGTTGTAgataagtattttaatataaacaatggATTcccaaatacaaataaaaatgtacaaaaatgtcagTATATTATTGCCCAGCTCTTTATATAAAGCATGTACAgctttatatgaatatatgtccACATTTATCCACATACATATACTCATGTAGTCAATATATAGAATATCTCAAAATGTAAAGTATATTACCACTCAGCTCTAGTTGAATGAATGACTTGATACTCTTTTAAAGGTGCTCTCAACAAGACATGAactttctgtgtttctgtgtttactcatcctcattttGAAACCTGCATGAACACTATTTGTTTTTTCTACAGTAGTTTTTcaggagtttgttttttcatgctgACCATGAATATTGTCCATGAGTTTTGTGGACTGCTTCTATGTATAATTTTCAGAGCATCTTTAATGAGGAAGAGAGCAGCacgaacattcttcaaaatgtctccTTTATGACATGAGGttgatttttgacattttatccATTTATAAACATGCCAAGTAAACAGGAGACGACGTATGTCCTTACTCACTTTCTGTAGTGGGAGTTGAAGAAGAGCTCTTCCTATTTTTCTTATCTGCTGATGGGTCTGAGGGATCTAGAGGAatgcggaaaaaaaaaagaattaaacaataatttctccttttttatttcacataaatctAATTATGAGTTTAGGAGGACGTTAACATTGGTAGCATTGTTACTGGGTTATTGATATTGCACCATCACTTAATATTACATGTTTTCAATGACATGCATAAGGAGAGGTCTAGAAGACACTTACCATCTACAGTGACCATACAGGAACACTCTGCTTTACCGTGTGCGTTCTCTGCCTTACATGTGTAGCGTCCTTCATCCTCCGGTAGAGCCTTGTCGATTGTAAGTGAACACTTTTCACCTGATGTGAAACAAGAGGTAGCATTTTATTGAGTATATgacaatttaattgtttttagacAGAAGGTTATTGTGAATTGAAAACTAAATGCTGGGATTATACATTGTAAAAGCTCTTATGCCAGGTATGTTATTGGTACACCTATTGAAGCTTGATTAAAAATGGATACTtgatttccaaaaataaataatagtataaataaaaaagtgtatataataAATGGAATAGTGGAAAAGTCTGCACCATTTTGTCTGTATTAACCAAAGGCTTTAAATTCTTCAAATTCTtctccataaataaataactttgagGCAAATGATTacattatcataaaatattagtaaatacaTGACCACAGATATCTAAATAGTAAAAGAAAATAGtaagaaaagttattttctatCGGTTAGTGTTTTTACAATTAAgaaataagttaataatattttgcactGCCAACACAAGTCTTAGGAACGTTCTTATCTTTTTTCTCAAGATTGTTCTAGCGAAAAAACCTAAGACAAATTAGATTTCCTATTATTAAGTATAAATAAGGTAATAAGTTACCATAACACCCAACTTGCTTTAACCCCCAAAAGTAAGGTGTGCAATgaatttatttggtttaatattaaaCCTGTCAAAAAGATTTTCCTAAGACAATATCTCAGAACTGCACTTTcaaaattgaacatttttacaaacaaaaagaagatTTTGATAAATCCATACCCtgcttttaaacataaaatcgACCAAAACAACCAACAGCCTAAAGCACTGGATAACATAAGGGACACCCATCACATCCCTGTTCAATTTAGACTCACAGGGAATCCTCTATAGCTATTTCAGAACTTTCTAATTGTGACCCAGATCATCATTCTGTCTCGTGTCACAGGAAGGGGTTAGAGAGAACTTAAACCCTCAGATCAAATAACCTAATGTGAATGAGCTCAAAGAACTAAGATAACACTCACTGAGTGCTCCAGTTGGCAATGAATCTGCCTCAGCTTTAACATCATTCCTCTCAGCATGTGATTTACAACACAGCTCAGAACACTAAAGTAGGGACTTTCGGAAAAGAGGTTTTAAAGCTGTCCTCGTCATTCAGTAACTCTACAGACCCAGTGTTATCACCTTTCACTGGAACTGTCTGTCGCATTTAAACATATGTTAATCAAAAGCCATAAAGAACTGCGTAGGAAATAAGATCAGTAGTATTTCGCATTGCAGACCGATACGTAAAACGTATCTACTTTCATACCTTCCTGTGATAAGACAATGAACTTGGATGCCTTCACAATTTTCCCATCAAGAATCCAGGTGATGACGGCTtgggggtcagaggtcacctgACACTCTAACCTCAGTCTCTCACCATCCACCACAGCGATGTCACTGAGGGGCTGTTTGAAAACGGGCAGCTTTCCCGCATCCTTCTCTCCTCCATTCACAACTTTtgcctttttgtcatttgtctcTGTTATCTGTCCATCAGTTGTCTTCTTCTCTGAGCTGACTTTCTCCTTTTTCTCAGTTGTCCCTGCATCAGTGCCGCTGGTTTTTTTCTCTGTCGTTGCGTTTTCCTTTGTGTTAACCTTTTTATCAACTGCACCCCCATTTACGCCATT
This window encodes:
- the LOC122346765 gene encoding myosin light chain kinase, smooth muscle-like encodes the protein MTDFRAALKPRSGPKAGSEIKTSTPTKVDFRSLLNKKDGSPKTPAATPPPSSTASDFRRKRKQSDVNGVNGGAVDKKVNTKENATTEKKTSGTDAGTTEKKEKVSSEKKTTDGQITETNDKKAKVVNGGEKDAGKLPVFKQPLSDIAVVDGERLRLECQVTSDPQAVITWILDGKIVKASKFIVLSQEGEKCSLTIDKALPEDEGRYTCKAENAHGKAECSCMVTVDDPSDPSADKKNRKSSSSTPTTENEARIKKKPAPPKQGSPPQFLQFLEIRRSGRRKGEL